A single genomic interval of Penicillium psychrofluorescens genome assembly, chromosome: 2 harbors:
- a CDS encoding uncharacterized protein (ID:PFLUO_002529-T1.cds;~source:funannotate) produces the protein MFDPPSAKRIGRDEIVSPGSSRSPSPVPNETDLQDAHARLGKLLDLDGLIGAAASQSNNELAQPAEVNNDSDEEQEFEFRLFSAPVAPNGVETGKGPDTATNVKETKPSAAEGQPQKLRIRLRSPTPEPTEGRFVKAFRGWQYYVSTPSLLDPKSTEDADITAEKQRQFEDVAVSGQHMLTWAKSQAWPGCDLPWRVVRLKRHQTKLPPASKDVPIYVVEGAPSSKSPLSRKKPGKKRRVQLRKRAAATKAARETDAEKRNRKNRERKIKRRQKAREQKAAGAAATGTQADEDVSSQDGDS, from the exons ATGTTTGACCCGCCGAGTGCGAAACG CATCGGTCGGGATGAGATTGTCTCGCCCGGTTCCTCACGCTCGCCCTCACCAGTGCCCAATGAAACCGACCTGCAAGATGCTCATGCGCGACTAGGCAAGCTACTAGATCTGGATGGGCTCATCGGTGCAGCTGCGTCCCAGAGCAATAATGAACTGGCTCAACCCGCAGAAGTGAACAACGACTCGGACGAAGAGCAAGAATTCGAGTTCCGGCTGTTCAGTGCTCCAGTCGCCCCGAACGGTGTGGAAACAGGGAAAGGCCCAGATACAGCCACAAATGTGAAGGAGACAAAGCCATCGGCCGCTGAGGGTCAGCCCCAGAAGCTGCGGATCAGATTGCGGTCGCCGACTCCAGAGCCCACCGAAGGGCGATTTGTGAAGGCCTTTCGCGGGTGGCAGTATTACGTCTCAACGCCGTCTTTATTGGACCCAAAATCCACCGAAGACGCAGACATTACCGCAGAAAAACAGCGACAGTTTGAGGATGTCGCTGTGAGTGGACAGCATATGTTGACTTGGGCCAAGTCTCAAGCCTGG CCGGGCTGTGATTTGCCATGGCGAGTGGTTCGTCTTAAAAGACATCAAACGAAACTGCCACCAGCTTCTAAAGATGTTCCAATCTATGTGGTTGAGGGTGCACCGTCTTCCAAAAGCCCCTTGTCTCGCAAGAAGCCTGGGAAGAAGCGCCGGGTACAGCTTCGCAAGCGTGCTGCTGCTACAAAGGCGGCCCGGGAGACGGATGCGGAGAAGCGAAATCGCAAGAACCGCGagcgcaagatcaagcgTCGACAGAAAGCGCGCGAGCAAAAGGCTGCTGGCGCCGCAGCTACAGGAACACAagccgacgaagatgtcTCCTCCCAGGATGGCGACAGTTGA
- a CDS encoding uncharacterized protein (ID:PFLUO_002530-T1.cds;~source:funannotate), protein MRGEGAMGPTANNHRALDSFEQLKKSVKNLFRRKKKAAKNNQETDEPSATADSGEGTAPSATDAGSAEPTSALETQTESAAARQSARPTVSFHENTGAAQVTEESSK, encoded by the exons ATGCGCGGCGAGGGTGCCATGGGTCCCACGGCTAACAACCACCGAGCTCTCGACTCGTTcgagcagctgaagaagagcgTGAAGAACCTCTTCCGCCGTaagaagaaggctgccaagAACAATCAGGAGACGGACGAGCCCTCGGCCACGGCTGATTCGGGTGAGGGGACTGCTCCTTCGGCCACCGATGCCGGCTCTGCCGAGCCCACTTCTGCGCTTGAGACTCAGACTG AGTCGGCCGCGGCGCGCCAGTCTGCTCGGCCTACCGTTTCTTTCCACGAGAACACTGGCGCTGCTCAGGTCACTG AGGAGTCGTCCAAGTAG
- a CDS encoding uncharacterized protein (ID:PFLUO_002531-T1.cds;~source:funannotate) has protein sequence MSDDETPAHATEQTPLLRDDQVADQDQPQNNAQVPPRKEATTKEMVVILGIIWIGVFLAALDTTIVATLSGPISSSFNSLSLFSWLASSYLIANAAFQPISGRLTDIFSRRWGLVFSNIFFAIGNLICGLAQSEWVLIFGRVVAGMGGGGLLVISTFVTSDLVPLRKRGVWQGVGNICYGAGSGLGGLFGGWINDTIGWRWAFLIQVPFLVVSCILVAWKLDVPVTESETARIKRVDFLGAVSLVATLVTLLLGLNTGGNQLPWTHPLVLTALPLSAVFLGIFIYIELKVASEPIIPVRLLLDRTVLAACLINWFLTMTVFGLLFYLPLFFQVQGLSATAAGVRLAPQAVGTSIGSLGSGFLMRASGRYKTLNYFALSLQVASTALICTLNLSTPAWLPFIYFFLLGTAYGSMLTITLVALISAVDHQHHAVVTSASYAFRSTGSTIGITIASAVFQNTLKLGLWSRFAGREHAAELIARLRDNLDEIWKLPADWRPGVLDAYMDSLRAVFLTLLGVSVLGSISSIALREHTLHNNLARR, from the exons atgtcAGACGACGAGACTCCCGCTCATGCTACAGAGCAGACACCGCTCCTTCGTGATGACCAGGTCGCCGATCAGGACCAGCCGCAGAATAATGCGCAGGTCCCTCCGCGCAAAGAGGCCACCACGAAAGAGATGGTCGTGATTCTCGGAATCATCTGGATAGGCGTGTTCCTAGCTGCCCTAG ACACGACCATTGTCGCGACTCTATCAGGgcccatctcgtcgtcgttCAACTCCCTCTCACTCTTTTCCTGGCTGGCGAGCTCCTACctcatcgccaacgccgctTTTCAGCCGATCAGTGGTCGGCTGACGGATATCTTCTCGCGCCGCTGGGGTCTGGTTTTCTCGAATATTTTCTTCGCAATTGGCAATTTGATTTGTGGTCTGGCGCAGTCGGAATGGGTGCTTATCTTTGGTCGTGTCGTGGCAGGTatgggcggcggcggtctgCTGGTGATTTCCACCTTTGTCACCTCGGATTTGGTGCCTCTGCGCAAGCGGGGCGTCTGGCAGGGCGTCGGTAATATCTGCTATGGAGCTGGAAGTGGGCTCGGAGGTCTGTTTGGTGGTTGGATCAATGATACGATCGGATGGCGGTGGGCCTTTCTGATCCAGGTTCCGTTCCTGGTGGTCTCGTGCATCCTTGTCGCTTGGAAACTGGACGTCCCCGTCACGGAGTCGGAGACGGCTCGGATCAAGCGCGTTGACTTCCTCGGCGCCGTCTCGCTGGTGGCTACGCTGGTCACGCTGCTGCTCGGTCTCAATACGGGCGGCAATCAGCTGCCGTGGACGCACCCGCTCGTACTGACCGCGCTGCCTCTATCGGCGGTGTTTTTGGGGATTTTCATTTACATCGAACTCAAGGTTGCCTCGGAACCTATCATCCCCGTGCGGCTTCTGCTGGACCGGACCGTCTTGGCGGCCTGTCTGATCAATTGGTTCCTCACGATGACGGTCTTTGGCCTTCTCTTCTATCTGCCGCTGTTCTTCCAGGTCCAGGGACTGTCCGCGACTGCCGCGGGAGTGCGCCTGGCCCCCCAGGCGGTCGGTACTTCGATCGGATCCCTGGGGTCTGGGTTTCTCATGCGCGCCAGCGGCCGCTACAAGACCCTCAACTACTTCGCTCTCTCCCTGCAAGTCGCGTCCACCGCTTTGATCTGCACACTCAACCTCTCCACGCCAGCCTGGCTGCCATTCATCTATTTCTTCCTACTGGGCACCGCCTACGGGAGCATGCTGACCATCACCCTGGTGGCCCTGATCTCGGCCGTCGACCATCAGCACCACGCCGTGGTCACGTCTGCCTCATACGCATTCCGCAGCACCGGCAGCACCATCGGGATCACCATCGCTTCGGCGGTGTTTCAAAACACCCTCAAGCTGGGGCTGTGGTCCCGCTTCGCTGGGCGCGAGCATGCCGCCGAGCTGATCGCGCGGCTTCGAGACAACCTGGATGAAATCTGGAAGCTGCCGGCTGACTGGCGGCCTGGGGTGCTGGATGCTTACATGGACTCGTTGCGGGCGGTCTTCCTCACTCTGCTGGGGGTTAGTGTGCTGGGGTCGATCAGTAGCATAGCCCTCCGCGAGCATACCCTGCACAATAACCTGGCGCGGCGATAA